A single genomic interval of Arachis duranensis cultivar V14167 chromosome 7, aradu.V14167.gnm2.J7QH, whole genome shotgun sequence harbors:
- the LOC107459183 gene encoding SNW/SKI-interacting protein A, with protein sequence MSALKELLPPAKSSSTTYYDHSNDPWFKKRFSSSSEEEKSTAIIHKPVPPYLKRAGFVPRKVEDFGDGGAFPEIHVAQYPLDMGRNKSSKPGSKILPVTVDAHGNVAYDAIVKQNENAKKIVYTQQKDLIPKILKNDEDSDMEDDEDEQKEIEETTQETKAALEKIVNVRLSAAQPKNIPKQSSDTKYIKYKPSQQNAAFNSGAKERVIRMVEMPVDPLEPPKFKHKRVPKASGSPPVPVMHSPPRPVTVKDQQDWKIPPCISNWKNPKGYTIPLDKRLAADGRGLQDVQINDNFAKLSEALYVAEQKAREAVAMRSKVQKEMLLKEKERKEQELRALAQKARSERTGVAPPAAIPVPSERSIMDDADMAVDYEQPHEHEREKNYSKDTREEREERLHREKIREERRRERERERRLEAKDAAMGKKSKLTRDRDRDISEKVALGMASTKPGTEVMYDERLFNQEKGISSGFATDDQYNVYDKGLFTAQPTLSTLYRPKKDVDNEVYGGADEQLEKIRKTDRFKPDRGFAGTSERPGPRDRPVEFENQDEADPFGLDQFLTDVKSGKKAMENVGSGGTLRASAGSSMRDGYEGGSGRNRIGFERGH encoded by the coding sequence ATGTCGGCTTTGAAAGAGCTTCTTCCTCCAGCAAAATCATCCTCAACAACTTACTATGATCACAGTAACGATCCATGGTTCAAGAAGAGATTCTCCTCTTCATCCGAGGAGGAAAAATCCACTGCCATCATACATAAGCCAGTGCCCCCTTATTTGAAACGTGCCGGTTTTGTTCCTCGCAAGGTGGAGGATTTTGGGGATGGTGGTGCCTTTCCTGAGATCCATGTTGCTCAGTACCCACTTGACATGGGAAGGAACAAATCCTCAAAGCCGGGTTCAAAGATCCTTCCAGTGACAGTTGATGCTCATGGGAATGTTGCATATGATGCAATAGTGAAGCAGAACGAGAATGCTAAGAAGATTGTATACACGCAACAGAAGGATCTCATACCAAAGATCCTGAAGAATGATGAGGACAGTGACATGGAAGATGATGAGGATGAGCAGAAGGAGATTGAGGAGACAACTCAGGAGACTAAGGCTGCACTTGAGAAGATAGTTAATGTGAGATTGAGTGCAGCACAGCCGAAAAATATCCCCAAGCAGTCATCAGATACAAAGTATATTAAGTATAAGCCTTCCCAGCAGAATGCAGCTTTCAATTCCGGGGCGAAAGAGAGGGTTATTAGAATGGTTGAGATGCCAGTTGATCCATTGGAGCCTCCAAAATTCAAGCATAAGCGTGTTCCCAAGGCTTCCGGCTCCCCTCCGGTGCCAGTTATGCATTCCCCTCCGAGGCCAGTTACTGTGAAAGACCAGCAGGATTGGAAGATACCTCCTTGTATTTCTAATTGGAAGAATCCAAAAGGTTACACTATCCCTCTTGACAAGCGTCTTGCTGCTGATGGGAGAGGTCTTCAGGATGTTCAGATCAATGATAATTTTGCAAAGCTTTCAGAGGCATTATATGTTGCAGAGCAGAAGGCTAGAGAAGCAGTTGCAATGAGGTCCAAGGTTCAGAAGGAGATGCTTCTaaaggaaaaggaaaggaaagaacAGGAGCTGAGAGCTTTGGCTCAGAAAGCTCGTTCTGAGAGAACTGGTGTAGCCCCTCCGGCTGCTATTCCTGTTCCATCTGAGAGGAGCATCATGGATGATGCTGACATGGCAGTTGATTATGAGCAACCACATGAACATGAAAGGGAGAAGAACTATTCAAAGGACACAAGAGAGGAAAGGGAGGAGCGGTTGCATAGGGAGAAAATTCGTGAGGAACGGCGAAGAGaaagggagagggagagaagaTTAGAGGCTAAGGATGCTGCTATGGGAAAGAAAAGCAAGCTCACAAGAGACAGGGATCGTGATATAAGTGAGAAAGTTGCTCTTGGTATGGCTTCTACTAAGCCGGGTACCGAGGTCATGTATGATGAGAGGCTATTCAACCAGGAGAAAGGAATATCATCTGGGTTTGCCACTGATGATCAGTACAATGTTTATGACAAAGGCTTGTTCACTGCACAGCCAACACTCTCAACCCTCTATAGGCCAAAGAAGGATGTTGATAATGAGGTTTATGGTGGTGCAGACGAGCAGTTAGAGAAGATTAGGAAGACCGATCGCTTCAAGCCTGACAGAGGGTTTGCGGGGACTTCTGAAAGGCCAGGTCCAAGGGACAGGCCagttgaatttgaaaatcaagatgaAGCTGATCCATTTGGTCTGGATCAGTTCTTGACTGATGTAAAGAGTGGTAAGAAAGCCATGGAAAATGTTGGTAGCGGAGGAACATTGAGAGCAAGTGCTGGATCTTCTATGCGGGATGGTTATGAGGGAGGTTCTGGTAGGAATCGCATTGGATTTGAAAGAGGGCACTAA